The genomic DNA AAAGGGATCTCATCATTTTAAGATCCGGATAAAAGATAATTTAAGTAAGATAAATAAAATATATTTGCAAGGTAGTTTGGAAAAGGATAAGCGATTATTGTGGGAACGCAGTGTTTCCCGGAAAGATTGATTTTAAAGGTGTGAACGTCAATTTTCCCATTTGATTTGACAAATTGAAAAATTTCGGGGAAAATGAATAGGAAGTTGAATTTTATGGAGGTGTAATGTGTGGAATCGCACAAGCATTTTCTTCAACTGCTTTCTGTTTTAATCATGGTGGCTGCTTTGATGCTTTTTATGGCACCTGAGGAGATGAGAGTTGAGGGAATGTATGCTGTGAAATCAGCTGAACTGGTACCTAAAACGGTGAAACTTGTTGAGGTAGAAGTTGATGGCGAAATCCTAAAAATTATAACTAAAAAAGATTTGGTTAAGGAGGTTCTGGCGGAAACAAAAATTATTTTAGGGGATGCTGATAAAACTGAACCGGAATTGGAAAAAACTTTTGATAATCAAATTAAAGTAATACGTGTGACTAAGAAACAGGTGGAGAAGAAAAAGTATTTGGCTTTTCCTACTGAGGAGAAAAAGTCGGCTGATTTGTTCAAGGGTGAAACTAGAATTTTACAAAAAGGTGAACGGGGAATAGAAAAGGATATTTATGAAGTGATTACCGAGAATGGTCAAGAGGTGGCTCGTAATTTTATTCGAAAAGTTTTGGTTAAAGAACCGATTAAACAGGTAGTAGCTTTGGGGACACGCCAAAGTGCGTATCGGGATGGTTCATCTTTAGATTTTAAAGAAGTACATACCATGACGGCAACTGCTTATACACATACTGGTAATCGTACGGCAACAGGTATTTGGCCTAAAGTAGGTATAGTGGCTGTCGATCCGCGAGTTATTCCCTTGGGAACCAGATTATATGTAGATGGTTATGGATATGCCACTGCTGCTGATGTAGGTGGAGCCATAAAAGGTAAACGTATTGATGTTTTTATGGAAACTAGGGCCGAATGTCGTCAGTGGGGTCGACGTCCAGTACAAGTTTTTGTTTTGCAATAAATTGTTTTGGATTCACAAATATGGTATACTTTAAGAAAGAAAAAACACAGGGTAAACCTGTGTTTTTTCTTTGAAAAAAACAAGGGAGGGAAAGGCATGGCCGGTCATTCCAAATGGTCGAATATTAAGCATCGTAAAAGTAAACAAGATGCTCGTCGGGGAAAAATATTTACAAAATTAGGTCGAGAATTAATTGTTGCTGCAAAAATGGGTGGACCTGACCCTGAAACGAATTTTCGTTTAAAAGTAGCGATACAAAAGGCCAGGGCGGCTAATATGCCTAATGATAATATTGAACGAGCCATTCAGAGGGGTTCGGGTGATCAAGAAGGTGAGGGGTTTTTAGAATTAGTTTATGAAGGTTATGGGCCGGGTGGTGCAGCCATTATGATTAATGCCCTTACAGATAATCGTAATCGAACCGCTGGCGAAATTAGGCACCTTTTTTCTAAATATGGTGGTAATTTAGGAGAAACAGGTTGTGTAGCCTGGATGTTTAAACCAAAAGGTTTGTTAATTTTGGAAAGGAAAACTTTAAACTTGAGTGATGATGATTTGTTTTTATTGGCCTTGGATAATGGGGCTGAAGATATTAGTTTTGATGATGAAGAAGTAATCGAAATTTATACTTTGGTTAATGATTTTCAAGAGGTTAAGGAAAAATTGGAGGCCCAAGGTTTAAATTTTGAAAGTGCTAAAATAGCTATGATTCCGGAAAATCTTGTGGAAATTTTTGATTTAGGGCAAGCTGAGTCATTGTTGAAATTATTGGAGCATTTGGAAGATCATGATGATGTTCAGGATACTTTTACAAATTTTGATATAGCTGATGAAATTATGGAGCAATTAAAGTTAAATGCCTAATCTGGAGGGTTTGGAGTGATTATTTTAGGGATTGACCCCGGAATAGCCATTACTGGTTATGGTGTAATTGACGTTCGGGCTAATAATTTTAAAATGTTGGATTATGGTGTAATTAGAAGTAGTAGTGAGTTAGAAACAGCCCAAAGGTTAAAAAAAATTCACCGGGCAATTGGCGAATTGATTAAAAAACATCAGCCTATAGCTGTAGCTATGGAAGAATTGTTTTTTAATAAAAATGTTAGGTCTGCTTTTTCTGTAGGTCGGGCTCAGGGGGTAGTTATGTTGGCTGGGTGTGAATTGGGTCTTCCCGTTTATGAATATACTCCTTTACAGGTTAAACAGGCAGTGGTTGGTTATGGACGTGCAGATAAACAGCAAGTACAATTTATGGTAAAAACAATTTTGAATTTACGGGAAACTCCTACCCCGGACGATGCAGCAGATGCATTAGCGATAGCTATTTGTCATAGTAATTTTTATTCTTCTGGTTTAGGAAGAAAAGGAGTCTAAGATGATTGAATTTTTACACGGTGAATTACAATTTAAAGGAGATAATTATTTGGTGTTACAAGTAGGGGGCATAGGTTATAAATTATTTACTCCTACTTTGGTAATTCGGGAGCTTCCGGAATTACAAACAGAAATTACCCTATTTACTTATTTACATGTACGTGAAGATGAATTAAGTTTATATGGTTTTTTAACTTTAGAAGAAAGAGACTTATTTATGATTCTTATTCAGGTAAGTGGTATTGGTCCTAAATTGGCCTTGACTATTTTATCACATTTGACCTGTCAAGATTTATATCAAGCTATTATGTTAGAAGATTTAAAGACTCTGCAAACTGTTCCCGGGGTAGGTAAAAAAACTTCCGGGAGAATGGTTTTGGAATTAAAAGATAAGTTCAAAAAACATGTTTTACCCCCGAAAGTGGAAACTAAAACGAAGGGGGAAATGGATCTGCGTCAAGAAGCTATTTCCGCTTTATTGGCTTTAGGCTATAGTTTTGCTGAGGCCCAAAAGGCAGTTCCACAAGTTTCGGAAATAGATAAATATTCGGCTGAAGACTTAATAAAATTGGCTTTGAAAAATTTGGTTAAATATTAAATGGGGGAAAATAAA from Clostridia bacterium includes the following:
- a CDS encoding DUF348 domain-containing protein, which translates into the protein MESHKHFLQLLSVLIMVAALMLFMAPEEMRVEGMYAVKSAELVPKTVKLVEVEVDGEILKIITKKDLVKEVLAETKIILGDADKTEPELEKTFDNQIKVIRVTKKQVEKKKYLAFPTEEKKSADLFKGETRILQKGERGIEKDIYEVITENGQEVARNFIRKVLVKEPIKQVVALGTRQSAYRDGSSLDFKEVHTMTATAYTHTGNRTATGIWPKVGIVAVDPRVIPLGTRLYVDGYGYATAADVGGAIKGKRIDVFMETRAECRQWGRRPVQVFVLQ
- a CDS encoding YebC/PmpR family DNA-binding transcriptional regulator, with the translated sequence MAGHSKWSNIKHRKSKQDARRGKIFTKLGRELIVAAKMGGPDPETNFRLKVAIQKARAANMPNDNIERAIQRGSGDQEGEGFLELVYEGYGPGGAAIMINALTDNRNRTAGEIRHLFSKYGGNLGETGCVAWMFKPKGLLILERKTLNLSDDDLFLLALDNGAEDISFDDEEVIEIYTLVNDFQEVKEKLEAQGLNFESAKIAMIPENLVEIFDLGQAESLLKLLEHLEDHDDVQDTFTNFDIADEIMEQLKLNA
- the ruvC gene encoding crossover junction endodeoxyribonuclease RuvC, with protein sequence MIILGIDPGIAITGYGVIDVRANNFKMLDYGVIRSSSELETAQRLKKIHRAIGELIKKHQPIAVAMEELFFNKNVRSAFSVGRAQGVVMLAGCELGLPVYEYTPLQVKQAVVGYGRADKQQVQFMVKTILNLRETPTPDDAADALAIAICHSNFYSSGLGRKGV
- the ruvA gene encoding Holliday junction branch migration protein RuvA; its protein translation is MIEFLHGELQFKGDNYLVLQVGGIGYKLFTPTLVIRELPELQTEITLFTYLHVREDELSLYGFLTLEERDLFMILIQVSGIGPKLALTILSHLTCQDLYQAIMLEDLKTLQTVPGVGKKTSGRMVLELKDKFKKHVLPPKVETKTKGEMDLRQEAISALLALGYSFAEAQKAVPQVSEIDKYSAEDLIKLALKNLVKY